From the Bacteroidia bacterium genome, one window contains:
- a CDS encoding T9SS type A sorting domain-containing protein translates to MISYSESLGDYEGEKSAFGDYTVFTVSATIQNRGEAQANRVRATLLLPEYMALEAEESALKSVTPNDIGPGNGIATVSWKVRPLAVGEDKPLTFEIVTTSENHPPEKCTHDVTLQAAQRLVTLSLPDDMVGSYGEKVTVPVLVGETLGRDIFAYKLTIRYNPSQIRFLDATNANSLTARGWNGPQARVLVEQGAPEGNLVRIEDRTTGQPLSTSRTGALVFLRFEVVHNPEQIDLVAQSPLEFVSNTLTDDNRDLWSSMNSVKDEEQGDVKLVLINGAVTVSGDCVLPLTTATRLEQNRPNPFNPTTVITYRLGETGEYTLTLFDALGRKVRVLETGVKAAGTYTYVLDATGLTSGVYLYRLDTPTYSDTKRMILSR, encoded by the coding sequence ATGATCTCGTACAGCGAGTCTCTCGGCGACTATGAAGGCGAGAAGTCGGCGTTCGGCGACTACACGGTGTTCACGGTGAGCGCGACGATCCAGAATCGTGGCGAGGCGCAGGCGAACCGCGTCCGGGCGACGCTTCTGCTTCCGGAGTACATGGCCCTGGAGGCCGAAGAGAGCGCTCTGAAGAGCGTGACGCCGAACGACATCGGTCCCGGGAACGGGATAGCGACGGTGAGCTGGAAGGTTCGTCCGCTCGCGGTGGGCGAGGACAAGCCTTTGACGTTCGAGATCGTGACGACGTCGGAGAATCATCCGCCGGAGAAGTGCACGCATGACGTGACGCTTCAGGCGGCGCAGCGTCTTGTGACGCTCTCGCTTCCGGACGACATGGTGGGCAGCTACGGCGAGAAGGTGACGGTACCGGTTCTGGTGGGTGAGACGCTGGGCCGCGATATCTTCGCCTACAAGCTGACGATCCGTTACAATCCCTCTCAGATCCGCTTCCTGGACGCGACGAACGCGAACAGCCTGACGGCTCGCGGTTGGAACGGCCCGCAGGCGCGTGTTCTTGTCGAGCAGGGTGCGCCGGAAGGCAACCTTGTGCGTATCGAGGACCGTACGACGGGTCAGCCGTTGTCGACGAGCCGCACGGGGGCGCTGGTGTTCCTGCGCTTCGAGGTGGTGCACAATCCGGAGCAGATCGATCTGGTGGCGCAGTCGCCACTGGAGTTCGTCTCGAACACGCTGACGGACGACAACCGCGATTTGTGGTCGTCGATGAACAGCGTCAAGGACGAAGAGCAGGGCGATGTGAAGCTGGTGCTGATCAACGGCGCGGTGACGGTGAGCGGCGACTGCGTGCTGCCGCTGACGACGGCGACGCGTCTGGAGCAGAACCGTCCGAATCCGTTCAACCCGACGACGGTGATCACGTACCGTCTGGGCGAGACGGGCGAATACACTCTGACGCTGTTCGACGCGCTGGGCCGGAAGGTGCGCGTGCTGGAGACGGGCGTGAAGGCCGCCGGGACGTACACGTACGTACTCGACGCCACGGGCCTGACCAGCGGCGTGTACCTCTACCGCCTCGACACACCGACCTACAGCGACACCAAGCGCATGATTCTCTCGCGCTAA